The Telopea speciosissima isolate NSW1024214 ecotype Mountain lineage chromosome 11, Tspe_v1, whole genome shotgun sequence genome includes the window AAGTCTGCTATTGTGACCTCAGGTTCGGTCCGATAAAACTGGGTGTGGAATAATTCCTCCATCTCTTGCCAGTTTTGGACCGAATTGGCAGGTAGGTTAAAGTACCATGTAAAGGTCGCACCTGTGAGGGAATTGGGGAACAGCCGCAGCTTCGCTGCTTCAATCCCCCCTAGATTGCCACACTGCACCATGAAACGGGCTATGTGCTCAATGGTGGAGACCTTATCTTCTCCGGAGAACTTGGTAAATTCAGGAATCTTGGGATTTCTACCAAGGTCCACCAAATCAAAGAACTCCGGGTATGGCTTCTGGTAAATGGGATGTGGCGTCGTCCTATAAAAGGGGTTGATACTCTCTTGAATAATTCTAGTTAGCTCCCCCCGGTCAATAAGCATGGGTAGCCCTTGGGCACCCGGGGGTCCTGCCACATCAGGCGGCCACGGATGTCCATGATAAGCCTGCCCGAGGTAGGGATTCGCAGGATACTCCGATCTCTGGGACTCAAGCGTGTAGGCCATGGCCCCGTTGCCCCAGGGACTGAGCCTCCGTGCCCTGGATGTGGATACCCCCCTATAGGGACTGCATTTGCCCCTGAGGCCACAGCGTTATGGGGCCCTGGGCCTAGCCTGATGTTACTTTCATGGGCAACACCCCCGATGGGTGGCCACTGTCCACCTGCTAGGGTGGGGGCAACTGGCATGTTGGCAATGCTGCTTGCCTGGGGGTTTCGAATCGGATTGGTGGCGCTAGGCTGGGCAGCCGGATACGAAGGATTGGCAGAGGTCATGACTGGGAGTTCGACTCGAGGTCAGTCTCCCATAACGGGCTTTTAGCCCGAGCTTCCGTCATATGCAATCTAAGCCGACTGGACACCCCAGCCTATCTCGAGTCCTCTCGCTTCGGCCAACAGGAGATCGGGGTCAAGCTGTACTACCACGGTATGTAGCCTTGCCCCTAGCGGTACTTGCTGCCGAAGGGCGACCAAGGTCTCACGGAACTCATTACACTGGCTCTGCTGGCTACCCACGGACTTATCTACCGTGGCCATCATGTGTCGTATGTCATCAGAAATTGGTTTGAAAACCTCCACTAATTGTTGTATGTTGCTAGCCAAAGGGCCCACCGCGTCGCGGACTGCAACGGCCAGCTGCTGTGCGGAGTCATGGCTAGCATTACTACCGTGTGACCCATATGGGTCGTCCTCGGCCTGATCGACGAACTCAGCCGCTGTAGGGTTTTCCATCCCTTCGTCGATCACTATTTCTCTATCAGCACGAGGTCGGCCGGGGCCTCTTTTTTGTCTGACCATATCGATGGCTGGCGTATGAGGGTCCCACCGGgggtgccaaaatgtgttggtgaaaAATCCACACCTGCACACAAGGGCACAACGCATGTGGTGGAGGTTGCGTGGGCATGCCAGGACCTTTACGCAGGTCTAAATGAGGCTGACAATAGCCTGatctgacttctaaccaggctagtaggtttccctcctgccagagtagctctaaggtcttttgagtTAAACCAACCGCACTTAGTCCCATAATGCTACAGCTTGAACAAACAACTATACTAACAGTAAAAAATGACAAGATCAAAACAGGAATCACGTTAACCAATCATACCGAATACAAGCATAGGCCTTGCGCGTACAGCCTTGACGCTCTCAGCATATGGACGTACATCCCTTCCGATCACAAGAAATATTAAACtagtaaaggaaaaaagtaaATGACAAAGTAGAGATGAAGAAATGCGAGAAGTTTGTCTGGTGTTTTGTGTGTCTTTCTCAGGTCTACCACCTTCTTTATAAAGAATAGGTACTGGCGGTTATTAGCCTGGTAACCGTTCCCTCCCAGGCTTTCTCTTCAAACTCATATCCCCCAAACTCCAACCAAGAGTCGCCATGTGGACTGCCACCCCTGCCTATACCCTAACCACTGCGGtagtggtgggtcccaccatcAACTCCATCCTCCTCACCCCTCACGGAACGCAGACCTGCGCCTGGTGACCTCTACTTCTTTGACACGTAGCCCAGCCTGTAACCGTCAGAGTGCAGTTGCGTTGCTGGGCTTTCCTTGTTCGACAACGATAGCCTGGTCCTGGTTTGTGCCTGGCCCGTCCCCACTAGAACCAGGTGATTTGGGCCGCAAACACCTTCATCATCCCTAACGATGGATCACcacccaaaccccaaaattcCATCCTTGATGCCCTCCCTAAGACCATAACCTCTATACTTCTACCTCCGGTTAACCTCAATGATCTCCCCGGAGATCTCAAGATCGCAACTCGAATCTACCTCACAGTGTCTCGTTCCATTCGTAAAGCTTTGAACATCTTAACTTCAACAACCCATCTTGTTGCCTTAGTTGTTGATCTCTTCGGTGTGGAAGCATTTGATGTCACTAAAGAATTCAAAATTCCATCATACATGTTCTTCCCCTCAACAACTACCTTGTTTTCCTTTTACCTCCATTTGCCCACTCTCGATGAGACCTACTCTTGCGAGTATAGGGACTTGCCTGAACCGGTGAGGCTGCCCGATTGCGTGCCACTACATGGAAGAGATTTCCCTGATGCAGCCCAAGACAGGAATAATGAGGCCTACAAGTGGTTTCTACACATTTCAAAATGTTACAGATTAGCTGATGGTGTACTATTGAATAGCTTTATGGGGTTGGAAGGAGGTGCCATTAAAGCTTTCAAGGAAGGAAGAGTCCATACTGCGCTGCTGGTCTACCCAATTGGACCAATCATACAAACCGGTTCATTGGATGTGACCGATTCAACCGGGTGCTTGAGTTGGTTAGATAATCAACCACGAAGCTCAGTACTATTTGTATCATTTGGGAGTGGTGGAGCCCTCTCGTTGGAACAAGTTAAAGAATTGGCCTTGGGATTGGAACAAAGTGAGCATAGGTTCTTGTGGGTTATTAAGAGCCCAACTCGAGGAGCAGCTGATGCTACATTTTTCAACGTGCCAAGCATTGAGGACCCATTAACCTTCTTGCCTGAGGGCTTCTTGGAGAGGACTAAAGAGATGGGCTTAGTTGTGCCCTCATGGGCTCCTCAGATTCAAGTTCTTATCCATGACTCAACTAGAGCTTGTGGATGGAATTCAATATTAAAGAGTGTAGTGCATGGTGTGCCCTTAATTGCTTGGCCACTCTATGCAGAGCAAAAGATGAATGCAGTAATGTTAGTGGAGGACATAAAGGTGGCATTAAGGCCCAAAGCTAATGAGGAAGGCTTAATAAGGCGACAAGAGATTGCAAAAGTGGTGAAGAGCTtaatggaagaggaagaaggaaagagaattcAAAGAAAGATGAGTGAACTCACGGATGAAGCCACCAAGGTATTGAGTGATGAAGGGTCTTCCACAAAGGCACTATCCGAGGTTGCACACATATGGAAGAGCTGCAAGACCATTTAAGAATGTTTGTGGGTGCatgttctctgtctgggagcgCATCTAGGTGCAGCACCCAAACACATCGGACAGGACAAGgtggaattttttgttttcatggGGATGGGCTGATCATTTCCCCCACCCAGCTacagagaactttatcccataTTTCCATACTTTGTTTTTTCATGCATTGTAAGGTAAGGTAAGGTATTATAGTGAAAATCATCAAACAATAATGGGTTAGAAGGAAAGactttaaaataaaaagtggGCCGGAGAAGactttgttttatctttttttgttggtgATGGAGAAGACTTTGTTTGGCCGGTAGGTTTTGTTGAGCACGTGCAAGCATGCAATAATGGGAGGACTGATGGATTTTAGTCGATACGTGGTTGGATAGGAGTCATCAACCATACACCAATTACGTGGAAAATTATCGCCTCAATTTGTcagacaaattgaggggataaagatccccaaTTACGTACGATCTTCACGTGAAAGGCATTTTGTACTAAAGAAGAACTTTACTGGTTCAGACATGGAGTGTCAAATGACCATCCCCCCCCTTCTAATCAATGCCCATGCCCTCTGTCATGGGGAGTCCAAACCAATTCGTCTCCTTTACTCCCGCCTGCCCCTATTGTCGtgtgtgcccccccccccccccacacaagCAAGGCAGTATTTTTCATCGCGCTTGTGTATGGGGGCGCACGACAGTACTGGATAGACAAAAGTAGAGGAGTAGGAGGGAGTCCAAACCAATAACCTATCCAACCAATATttaaataagattaaaaaaataattaaattaaatgaattattttttttattacctAAAATGCATTAATAGTCATTAATGCATGATTCTAATCTGATGACCATGAGGTTAGCTATATGGAATGTACACTACCTACAAGAATAAGCAGCATTCTTttctccctattttttatttatttttttaaaaatatatgaaaaaaaatctctttgaaCATAAGGCACTTCCTACACCTCAGGTTCAGAAGACTTTTCCCATGTATTATTCAtgcctttctcttcttctcatttgaGGTGGGACCAACACATGTGAAAAACAAACGATCAATCTCCCGTTCCtttatcttctctcttttgAGGTGAGACCTACAATAGAAAAACAAACTTGTATAAAACTGTGGATAAGGCAAGATTACATCTGGATACTATTCAAGCATAAATAGAGGCAAGAGACATGGACAATGATTTATTCAATCAAGAAGCGGACACAAAAACTGCTATTTTAAAGGCATAAGAAATCCAGGCAAAACTATAGGAGGAAAAATCAAGGCTGAGATTGAAACTTGATGGTGGCAGGAACTCAAGGTTTTTTCACCTCTCCACCAAAGtgaaaagaacaagaaataaCATTAGAATGttgaaaaagcaaaaaggaacAAAACTTTCAGATTAGTCCTAGGTTGCAGCGTATGTGGTGGAGTATTTTGAGGATTTTCATAAGGCAATTCATCTAGTGGATCATCGGCAGCTTCTATCGTGCATTCCAAGCACTGTTGATGAGGTGGATAATCTTTGCTCGAATGATGAAATTGAAAGGGCTATTTGGGATCTCGATCCTGATAGCTTTCCGAGTCCGGATGGGTACTCTGGTGCTTTCTTTAGAAGATATTGGGATACAATTGAAgatagggctgcaatagggtcgggttgggccaggttttacagaaccctagcccaaccctaagtccccttagctgggcccagaccCGACCCTACCCTAATtcagggccaaaaaaatccaaccctgacgggtcgggccgggctgaccctgattggccctgatcatggggtaggggaagaaatgcatgggttggaatgggccggggataacattatcaattttacataaaataacactataataaaaagtattatatcagttattgtcttcatatataatatattatataaaaaaaatgtaggtgacatttaaagtttataatgtatatattatatcaatatatattttatagtataacttaaatcagggtcgggccgggccgagCCAAGCTTagcttgaggcctcaaccctaaccctacccgatcttgactcagggtcagaagtttccagccctgacccgccctcagggccagatatctcaacccaggccctgttcgggcttagggcggGCCAAGGCGGGTTCGGGTCgacaggaccaaacttgcacccctaattgaAGAAGACTTTTGTAAAGCGGTAAAATCCTTTTTTGTCTCAAGGAGGATGCCTAAGGGTTGTAATAACCATTTCATTTGTCTAATCAATTCCTCGGTGAGTTCCTGAACTTGGCAGTCCAAACCTTGGCTATCATCATGAAGATGTGTTCCGTTTTCCTCCTTGTTTGATCAGCACTGTAAGGACTACATACCGTGTTACTCCTAGCTTCTTCATCATAGGCTGAGTCTGTTCGAGGGCACCCTTCCATCATGCCTCAAGCTTTTTGAGGCGCTGGCTACCCTGATTCTCCGGGAGTATTGGGCAGCACGATTCTAACATCTGCTATCAGAACTGGTGGAGCTTGATCTGATAAGGTGCTTCATCGGGTTGTCGAGGTTGTCCTCATAGATTATTTAGAGGATGATTTGATGGTTCTGAGGCTTGACTAATAGCTCTAACGGTGGTCCGTAGAAGATCAACTAAACCATGCATTTGCATCTGGATCTTGTTCAGCTACGCGATGGTCACTAGGGCCTGTAGATTTGGGAACTCAACAAGAGAATTGCTAGGGGGGAAGAGCATTTTGTTGTTGGTGAGTCCCTGATCGCCTTCCCTATCAAGATCTAGGGTTATTGTTCTTAGGGGAGTGGGAGGTGCAAAGGATTGATCTAGTGTCGTCCAAGGATCTGGATGAGAGGAAGTGTTGGCTCTAGTTCTAACCATAGCAATTTGGCTTACAATAATTACTGAGTAattgttcccacagacggtgccaaacTGTTGCGGTAGAAAACTAGCCAAGCTAATCATGTGGATTATCGAAGGATCCTCTAGAATCAAGAATGAGGAGCACGAGAGAGAACCGCAGTAGACTCGGGGGGGGCTCTTAGATGCTTAAGCCAATGGATTATTCAGAGGATGATTTGATGGTTTTGAGGCATGGCTAATAGCTCTGACGGTGGTCCATAGAAGATTGACTAAACCATGCATTTGCATCTAGATCTCGTTGAGCTACTTTATGGTCACTGGGCCTGTACATCAGGGAACTCAACAAGAGGATTGATAGGGGGAAGAGCATTTTGTTGTTGGTTGAGTCCCTGATCGCCTTCCCTATCAAGATCTAGGGTTATTGTTCTTAGGGGAGCGGGAGGTGCAAAGGACTGATCCCATGTCTTCCAGGGATCTGGATGAGAGGAAGTGTTTGCTCTAGTTCTAACCATGGCAATTGGCTTACAACAATTACTGAGTAattgttcccacagacggcgccacaCTGTTGCAGTAGAAAACTAGCCAAGCTAATCATGTGGATTATCAAAGGATCCTCTAGAATCAAGAATGAGGAGCACGAGAGAGAACTGGAGTGGACTTGGGTGGGGGCCTTAGATGCTTAAGTCAGTTCTCTAGGAAACGATAGGAATTTGCAGAGTAACAAAGTAAGAGAGTGAAAATTTGTTGAATCCTATACCTTGGTGTTTACCTTTGTATTTATAAGGCCAAACTTCGTTACTTACCGGGAGGCGGTGCTAAGAGTCTAATGATGGCAGGTTGTAGGAGTCTGATATGGTAGGGAATTATCTTGGAGAGTCTTGGATGAAAAGTCCTGATACGACGGAATTGCCTGGcgaggaaggagaagaatacTAGTGCAATAGGGAACATTGTTGAACTTGAGAATCTTAATAGTGCCTGTCACGTGTCGGCCACATATGTATGGTTAGTAATTATCGTATCAATTCGAATAAAACTTTCAATTGGAGAAGTAATATCTACTTTTGTGGCTGAAGTTTGTTTAagtttgtttgtttgattgTCAAAACTAGGGCTGAaacagggccgggttgggccaggttttTTCAAACTCTAACataaccctgagtcctcttagctcaacccaagcccaacccgaccctaggtcgggctgagatatctcagcccaggcctaACCCTGATGGGCTCAACCCAACCTAGCCCGgtcttgattgaccctgatcaggCCGGGTTGAGCTTGATCGACCctgattttttgcaagggccttgttggccctaattgaccagtctcatgtgattgggtattggcttgtttcatactcaattgactattagacttttctttgggttataGAACTgagcccaatcttaaaattttaaatactctTGTGCAATAGATAATTAGcaattttgttttggtaaaccaatagataattagatgctaaacaaaaattgtaaaatgtaatcaataaattgtattgcataacctaacacagggccAAGCTAGGCTtaacccgaggcctcaaccttggcccaacccaaccctgaccccgttgttagaaaaacaatgcCCAGAAATGGGAATTTTTgcaaaagaaagtgaaatagaagagaagaccAAACGCATAAACACACATCAAAAGGATTTTAggtggttcacctccaagaaggaaggctacaCCCATAGTTGGCGATAGAAACTGGTTTCACTACTTCTCTGATTGTTCACCTCTTCCTTTCAatgagataagaacactttataagAAAGCCTTAACGAATCGTTATCATCTCTTGTCCCCTGCCCGAATAGGATCGTCCAATCCCCTCATAGAGGGTGcaaaatgacgacctaaccccctgctcgaacacactgcctAAGGGAGATTAAGTCGTTATTTCGCGCCCCCTGTGAGGGAACTGGACAGTCCTATTTGGGTAGGGAACAGAACAAGATAAAAATTCAGCCTTAACCCAGAAAACTACAGAAAAACCCCCAGAAGCCCAAAAAACACACCCGATCTAGTTTggatcagaactgaacatatggaaaaatacatatcgatttgaaggtctcgacgagCTCTACAAGAGTGCACTTTTAGGAATTTTTGGCACATTTCGAAGCCGAAACGGCCCTCCAAAGATCCCCACTGCactttctggactgagatcaggcttcatcAATAACACCcgggcctgaaaatttcaaccctatcCCGCCTtgagggttgaaaaatccagcccagacCCTATTCGAGCTCAGGGTGGGCTCGagccgatagggccaaacttacacccctagttaaTACACAAGGCACAGAAATAggattcatctctctctctctctctctctctctctctctctctcacacacacacacacacacacacacatagggagggatgtaaacagatcggattcggctcagatagtacgatatccgcatccgcatccgattagctttcggatggattcggatagtgctaaacggatacagaaacggattttgaatattcatttacacccctacaaaCACATACCCCACAACAACTTAAATATCTCCGTCCCTTCCCTTCTCCATCACAAATAAAGAGGAATTCcataaacaaaacaaatgtGAAGAAATTTAAGTCAGTCTATTTTTATACTCATCTGCTCACTCTGCCTCTTCATAACCTTGAAACCTACATCAGCTATCAGGCATCAGCAATCAGCCATGGAAGAAACCCAATTAACTCCCCACATTGTGATTTTACCCTCTCCAGGAATGGGTCACCTCATCCCGCTGGCCATTTTCGCAAAACAATTCATAGCCTACCACAATTTCACTATCACCTTCATCATCCCTAACGATGGATCACcacccaaaccccaaaattcCGTCCTTGATGCCCTCCCTAAGACCATAACCTCTATCTTTCTTCCTCCAGTTAACCTCGATGATCTCCCCGGAGATGTTAAGATCGAAACTCGAATCTGCCTCACAGTGTCTCgttccatctcttcttttcgTGAAGCTTTAAGCATCTTAACTTCTACAACCCATCTTGTTGCCTTAGTTGTTGATCTCTTCGGTGTGGAAGCATTTGATGTCGCTAAAGAATTCAAGATTCCATCCtacatcttcttcccttcaacGACTACATTGTTTTCCTTTTGCCTTCATTTGCCCACGCTCGATGAGACCTACTCTTGCGAGTATATAGACTTGCCTGAACCGGTGAGGCTGCCCGGTTGCGTGCCACTACATGGAAGAGATTTCCCTGATCCAGCCCAAGACAGGAATAATGAGGCCTACAAGTGGCTTCTACACCATTCAAAACGTTACAGATTAGCCGATGGGGTTCTATTGAATAGCTTCATGGGGTTGGAAGGAGGTGCCATTAAAGCTCTCAAGGAAGGAAAAGTCCCTACTGTGCCAACGGTTTATCCGATCGGACCAATCATACAAACCGGTTCTTCGGATGCAACCGATTCGACCGGGTGCTTGAAATGGTTGGATAATCAACCACGAAGCTAAGTTCTATTTGTGTCATTTGGGAGTGGTGGAGCCCTCTCGTTGGAACAAGTTAAGGAATTAGCCTTAGGATTGGAGGAAAGTGGGCATAGGTTCTTGTGGGTTATTAAAAGCCCAAGTCGAGGAGCTGCTGATGCTACATTTTTCACTGGGCAAAGCATGGAGGACCCATTAACCTTCTTGCCTGAGGGTTTCTTGGAGAGGACTAAAGAGATGGGCTTAGTTGTGCTCTCATGGGCTCCTCAGATTCAAGTTCT containing:
- the LOC122646465 gene encoding hydroquinone glucosyltransferase-like, with translation MEETQLTPHIVILPSPGMGHLIPLAIFAKQFIAYHNFTITFIIPNDGSPPKPQNSVLDALPKTITSIFLPPVNLDDLPGDVKIETRICLTVSRSISSFREALSILTSTTHLVALVVDLFGVEAFDVAKEFKIPSYIFFPSTTTLFSFCLHLPTLDETYSCEYIDLPEPVRLPGCVPLHGRDFPDPAQDRNNEAYKWLLHHSKRYRLADGVLLNSFMGLEGGAIKALKEGKVPTVPTVYPIGPIIQTGSSDATDSTGCLKWLDNQPRS
- the LOC122644997 gene encoding UDP-glycosyltransferase 72B1-like → MFFPSTTTLFSFYLHLPTLDETYSCEYRDLPEPVRLPDCVPLHGRDFPDAAQDRNNEAYKWFLHISKCYRLADGVLLNSFMGLEGGAIKAFKEGRVHTALLVYPIGPIIQTGSLDVTDSTGCLSWLDNQPRSSVLFVSFGSGGALSLEQVKELALGLEQSEHRFLWVIKSPTRGAADATFFNVPSIEDPLTFLPEGFLERTKEMGLVVPSWAPQIQVLIHDSTRACGWNSILKSVVHGVPLIAWPLYAEQKMNAVMLVEDIKVALRPKANEEGLIRRQEIAKVVKSLMEEEEGKRIQRKMSELTDEATKVLSDEGSSTKALSEVAHIWKSCKTI